One Brassica oleracea var. oleracea cultivar TO1000 chromosome C7, BOL, whole genome shotgun sequence genomic window carries:
- the LOC106302443 gene encoding uncharacterized protein LOC106302443 — translation MFPYLNEQSSPFVVSDSDEDKTASSMDSTAPTSPPVDAVDDGSSAQLPRRLFGPGFFPTGLRLNIYSKANVIGAVASTLAGLADIDVLIGSQFGRLFHLPAARCHNSTKLIGSLLYRQLITTRKYELWYTFSTHPLRFSLDEFHSITGLNCGAFDIEDSDPKASAGSIMWQKRFDTTVGDISVAQVLEMLRNPFLASWKRLRLALIALVDGVLCCTNKTLKLTPKYVEMLIDVPSFLNYPWGRLSFLHTLSRFLPPPVSKDIPDPLQELRIRLSQQTTACYGFLLALQLLAFEVVPQLLARIPDAGNTTTFLETLPLVRPL, via the coding sequence ATGTTCCCATATTTAAATGAGCAATCATCTCCTTTTGTAGTTTCCGACTCTGACGAAGATAAAACGGCCTCCTCCATGGACTCCACGGCACCGACATCTCCACCGGTCGATGCCGTAGATGACGGTTCATCTGCACAATTGCCTAGAAGACTGTTTGGTCCAGGCTTTTTCCCAACTGGTTTGCGGCTGAACATATACTCCAAGGCCAACGTCATCGGGGCTGTTGCGTCTACTCTAGCTGGTTTGGCGGACATTGACGTTTTAATCGGCTCTCAGTTTGGCAGATTGTTTCACCTACCTGCTGCTCGTTGCCACAACTCAACTAAGCTCATTGGAAGCCTCCTCTACCGTCAGCTTATTACGACACGAAAATACGAACTTTGGTACACCTTCAGTACTCATCCTCTTCGTTTCTCCCTAGATGAATTTCACTCGATAACTGGCTTGAACTGCGGCGCATTCGATATAGAAGATTCAGACCCTAAGGCGAGTGCAGGTAGTATTATGTGGCAAAAACGTTTTGATACAACGGTGGGTGATATAAGCGTTGCTCAGGTTCTTGAGATGCTACGCAATCCATTTCTTGCGAGTTGGAAACGACTTCGTTTGGCTTTGATAGCTTTGGTAGACGGGGTTCTTTGTTGTACTAACAAAACCCTGAAGCTCACCCCCAAGTATGTCGAAATGCTCATTGACGTACCATCCTTCTTGAACTATCCATGGGGTAGACTCTCGTTTTTACACACCTTATCTCGTTTTTTGCCTCCCCCTGTCAGTAAAGACATCCCTGACCCGCTGCAAGAACTGCGGATCCGGTTATCTCAACAGACAACCGCATGCTATGGCTTTCTCCTAGCTCTCCAGTTGCTTGCTTTCGAAGTCGTGCCTCAGCTCTTGGCTAGAATTCCTGATGCAGGCAACACAACTACTTTTTTGGAGACCCTTCCGCTTGTGCGACCACTGTAG
- the LOC106302444 gene encoding uncharacterized protein LOC106302444: MGLLDHGLCLFSHLTVLLNGNSHGFIKPERGIRQGDPLSPLLFILSAEALVNSLNIPEATGRIQGIKLSPACPSVHHLLFADDSLLMCKANSMEATEILECLKNDGEASGQVINLQKSSIIFGAKEPDNIKEEVKNVLGIVQEGGEGSYLGLPECFSGSKRKLLSFIREILQGRLKGWFSKSLSQGGKEILLKSVALALPVFAMSCFKLPKDLCAKLKSAMIEFWWSNGTNKKKISWIAWQKLCKDKELGGLGFKDIEKFNQVLLAKQAWRVWKHHDSLLARILQHRYFPRSLFLECVPRAPRYRQDAIVDLTLTVDHLINPASKRWNETRVRQLFEEEDVSIVLNTRFNLRSGDSLVWGFSRSGFYDSKSGYKLLESIQELQSPTPQPLPPLEKKLWSDLWKTKTSPKLRHFLWRALSGALAVKERLRSRGINLDTTCPLCGLHQETICHLVKIKELDNLRGYVSLGYSRTYGKQGIASVLNREDSRQLPSSPKQLRNLPFGLSSFRKIRKNKVQPEYLIMSGLGKNLSWGS, translated from the exons ATGGGTTTGTTGGATCATGGCTTGTGTCTCTTCAGTCACCTTACGGTCTTACTAAACGGGAATTCTCATGGCTTCATCAAACCGGAACGGGGCATTCGTCAAGGGGATCCTCTCTCTCCGCTCTTGTTCATCCTCTCTGCAGAAGCTTTGGTAAATTCTCTAAACATTCCCGAAGCAACTGGACGCATTCAAGGAATCAAACTCTCACCGGCTTGTCCCTCAGTGCACCATTTACTGTTTGCGGATGATAGTTTGCTTATGTGCAAAGCAAACTCAATGGAAGCAACTGAGATCTTAGAATGTCTGAAAAATGATGGAGAAGCTTCTGGCCAGGTAATTAATCTCCAGAAGTCATCTATAATATTTGGAGCAAAGGAACCAGACAATATCAAAGAGGAAGTCAAGAACGTCTTAGGCATTGTGCAAGAAGGTGGAGAAGGTTCTTATCTAGGACTTCCGGAATGCTTTAGTGGTTCGAAAAGGAAACTCCTTAGCTTCATCAGAGAGATACTACAAGGGAGGTTAAAGGGCTGGTTCTCCAAATCACTCTCCCAAGGAGGTAAAGAAATACTTCTGAAATCAGTAGCTCTCGCTCTTCCCGTGTTTGCAATGTCTTGTTTCAAATTGCCAAAAGATCTTTGTGCTAAGCTGAAAAGTGCAATGATTGAGTTCTGGTGGAGCAATGGTACCAACAAGAAGAAGATATCATGGATTGCTTGGCAGAAGTTATGTAAAGACAAGGAGTTGGGAGGACTGGGGTTTAAAGACATTGAGAAGTTCAATCAAGTGTTACTTGCGAAACAAGCTTGGAGAGTATGGAAACATCATGATTCCCTTTTGGCCCGAATATTACAGCATAGGTATTTCCCTCGGTCATTATTCTTGGAATGTG TTCCTAGAGCCCCGAGATATAGACAAGACGCCATTGTGGATCTGACCTTAACTGTGGATCATCTGATCAACCCTGCGTCAAAAAGGTGGAATGAGACTCGAGTGAGACAGCTCTTTGAAGAAGAAGATGTAAGCATCGTCCTTAATACTCGTTTCAATCTACGGTCTGGTGATTCTTTGGTCTGGGGTTTCTCAAGAAGTGGTTTCTATGACTCCAAGAGTGGATATAAACTCCTTGAATCCATACAAGAGTTGCAATCTCCTACACCGCAGCCCCTTCCTCCTCTAGAGAAAAAGCTATGGAGTGACCTCTGGAAAACAAAAACATCTCCAAAACTTAGACACTTTCTGTGGCGAGCTCTCTCTGGTGCACTCGCAGTCAAAGAAAGGTTGAGATCAAGGGGTATCAACTTGGATACAACATGCCCTCTGTGTGGACTTCATCAGGAGACCATATGTCAT TTAGTAAAAATCAAAGAATTAGACAATCTGAGAGGCTACGTTTCCCTTGGATACTCTCGCACCTATGGAAAGCAAGGAATAGCTTCTGTTTTGAATAGAGAAGATTCTCGGCAGCTACCATCTTCTCCAAAGCAGCTGAGGAATCTTCCATTTGGTTTAAGCTCATTCAGAAAGATCAGGAAGAATAAAGTGCAACCAGAGTATCTGATAATGAGCGGGCTTGGCAAAAACCTCTCATGGGGTTCGTAA
- the LOC106306570 gene encoding ubiquitin domain-containing protein DSK2b-like has translation MGGEGDSSQPLTAAVDGGEGGGDATVSVNVRCSNGSKFSVRTSLDSTVGAFKELVAQNSEVPANQQRLIYKGRILKDDQSLVSYGLEADHTVHMVRGSAPSSSPPPSAPVNQPTPPSVTRGVGSNAGEALFPGLGFNPLGGGGGNAMSGLFGAGLPDLEQAQQQLAQNPNMIRDMMNTPAIQNLMNNPEFMRSMIMSNPQMRDLVDRNPELGHVLNDPSILRQTMEAARNPELMREMMRNTDRAMSNIESMPEGFNHLRRMYENVQEPLMNATTMSGNAGNNAASNPFAALLGNQGVTTQGSDASNNSTTPSAETGTGNGIPNANPLPNPWGATAGQTNAPGRTNSSGDTRSPGLGGLGGLGGLGGLGGLGGLGMLGADSPLGATPDASQLSQILQNPAMSQMMQSLLSNPQYMNQLMNLNPQLRTMLDSNPQLREMMQNPDFLRQFSSPELMQQMMTLQQSLFPQNRNTSSQEPGQTGAAAAGNDAGLDLLMNMFGSLGAGGLSGTNQSNVPPEERYATQLQQLQEMGFYDRAENIRALLATNGNVNAAVERLLGSIGQ, from the exons ATGGGTGGAGAAGGAGATTCGAGTCAGCCTCTGACTGCCGCCGTTGATGGTGGCGAAGGAGGAGGAGACGCCACGGTGTCCGTCAACGTCAGGTGCTCGAACGGATCCAAATTTAGCGTGAGAACGAGTCTCGATTCCACGGTGGGGGCCTTCAAAGAGTTGGTCGCGCAGAACAGCGAAGTCCCAGCGAATCAGCAGCGCTTGATTTACAAAGGTCGCATCCTCAAGGACGATCAATCTCTTGTCAGCTACG GTTTGGAGGCTGATCACACCGTTCATATGGTTCGAGGCTCTGCTCCATCCTCATCACCTCCTCCTTCTGCTCCGGTTAACCAACCCACTCCTCCTAGTGTTACTAGAGGTGTTGGTTCAAACGCAGGAGAAGCTTTGTTCCCTGGGCTTGGATTTAACCCTTTAGGTGGTGGTGGTGGGAATGCTATGTCTGGCTTATTCGGAGCTGGTCTTCCTGATCTTGAGCAGGCACAGCAGCAGCTAGCTCAAAACCCTAACATGATTAGAGACATGATGAACACACCAGCCATTCAGAACCTCATGAACAACCCTGAGTTTATGAGGAGTATGATTATGAGTAACCCTCAAATGCGTGACCTTGTGGACCGCAACCCTGAGCTTGGCCACGTGCTTAATGACCCTAGCATCCTTAGGCAGACTATGGAAGCTGCGAGGAACCCGGAGCTGATGCGTGAGATGATGCGGAATACTGATAGGGCCATGAGTAATATTGAGTCTATGCCTGAGGGGTTTAACCATCTTAGGCGCATGTATGAAAATGTCCAGGAGCCGCTCATGAATGCTACCACTATGTCCGGGAACGCTGGAAACAATGCGGCTTCGAATCCTTTTGCTGCTCTCCTTGGAAACCAGGGGGTTACTACGCAGGGTAGCGATGCTTCTAATAATTCTACTACACCGAGTGCTGAGACGGGGACAGGGAATGGTATTCCCAATGCTAATCCACTTCCTAATCCTTGGGGTGCTACTGCTG GCCAGACAAACGCCCCAGGAAGGACAAATTCCAGTGGGGATACGAGAAGCCCTGGACTTGGTGGACTTGGAGGTCTTGGAGGCCTTGGTGGTCTTGGGGGACTTGGTGGACTGGGTATGCTTGGAGCGGATTCACCTCTTGGTGCCACTCCAGATGCTTCTCAGTTGAGCCAGATATTGCAAAATCCAGCCATGTCCCAGATGATGCAAAGCTTACTCTCGAATCCACAATACATGAACCAG CTTATGAATCTAAACCCACAACTCCGAACCATGCTTGATTCGAATCCTCAGTTGAGGGAAATGATGCAGAACCCAGATTTCCTTCGTCAGTTTAGCTCCCCGGAGTTGATGCAG CAAATGATGACTCTACAGCAATCACTTTTCCCTCAGAATAGGAATACGAGCAGCCA GGAACCGGGACAAACTGGTGCTGCTGCCGCAG GCAACGACGCAGGGCTGGATTTATTGATGAATATGTTTGGCAGTCTTGGTGCTGGCGGCCTGAGTGGCACGAACCAGTCCAATG TTCCTCCAGAGGAACGCTACGCGACTCAGTTGCAACAGCTGCAAGAAATGGGATTCTATGACAGAGCAGAGAACATAAGGGCTTTGCTTGCAACCAATGGAAACGTTAACGCTGCTGTAGAACGACTATTGGGAAGTATCGGCCAGTAG
- the LOC106305238 gene encoding zinc finger protein ZAT2: MNNNLDLDLNLNPPSAPSNVTPPSHNQTPRRKRTRRTSNNEATSSSSSRRKPDPNAPLITEPCKVCGKKFWSSKALHGHMRSHPERQWRGINPPPNHQPTAPPVSVTAEEGQVLANASTTGSSVGVEGRFECEGCKKVFESRQALDGHLCSAILNLNIDPPPPSTPQEIVDEDDKSKSVMVVSGMNHRCDICSKAFSGGQALGGHMRRHWHKDRKEKKQASTGIDLNVPASTNLPGSSSDTLPESSLDLRLRL; encoded by the coding sequence ATGAATAACAATTTAGACTTGGATCTCAATTTGAATCCCCCATCGGCTCCCTCCAATGTAACCCCCCCGAGTCACAACCAAACCCCGAGAAGAAAACGCACTAGAAGAACCTCCAACAACGAAGCCACTTCTTCATCCTCTTCAAGGCGTAAACCTGACCCTAATGCTCCCTTAATCACAGAACCATGCAAAGTATGTGGCAAAAAGTTCTGGTCTTCCAAGGCACTCCATGGACACATGAGATCTCACCCTGAGCGTCAATGGCGTGGCATCAACCCTCCTCCTAACCACCAACCAACAGCACCGCCGGTTTCTGTTACAGCGGAAGAAGGTCAAGTGTTAGCTAATGCCTCCACGACCGGTTCAAGTGTAGGAGTTGAAGGACGGTTCGAGTGTGAAGGTTGTAAGAAAGTGTTTGAGTCACGTCAAGCGTTAGATGGACATTTATGTTCCGCCATTTTAAACTTAAACATAGATCCACCTCCTCCTTCTACTCCTCAAGAGATCGTTGATGAAGATGATAAGAGTAAGAGTGTGATGGTTGTGTCAGGGATGAATCATCGGTGTGACATCTGTTCGAAAGCGTTTTCTGGTGGTCAAGCTTTGGGTGGTCACATGAGGCGTCATTGGCATAAGGATCGAAAGGAGAAGAAACAAGCTTCGACTGGTATCGATCTCAATGTTCCTGCGTCGACCAACTTGCCCGGTTCTTCTTCAGACACATTGCCAGAGTCTTCTTTGGATCTTAGGTTACGACTATGA